The following proteins are co-located in the Primulina tabacum isolate GXHZ01 chromosome 11, ASM2559414v2, whole genome shotgun sequence genome:
- the LOC142519263 gene encoding uncharacterized protein LOC142519263, whose translation MVLYFKARPESGDYTIFMGLDKYENEELIKYGFIEDIWFHVDKMSSAHVYLRLHKGQTFDNIPEGVLEDCVQLVKANSIQGNKVNNIDVVYTPWQNLKKTPSMEVGQVGFHSTKMVRTVRVEKRINEIVNRLNRTKVERTPDLKAEREVVNAAERSERKQQLRDKKRREDLEKLEKERQAELRSYKNLMVAEKMTSNKDIASTSKSLQELEEDFM comes from the exons ATGGTACTCTACTTCAAGGCCCGACCAGAGTCCGGAGATTACACCATTTTTATGGGCCTCGACAAGTACGAGAACGAGGAGCTCATCAAATATGGTTTCATCGAAGATATCTG GTTCCATGTGGATAAAATGTCTTCGGCCCATGTTTATTTGAGATTGCACAAGGGTCAAACCTTTGACAATATACCCGAAGGTGTATTGGAAGATTGTGTCCAACTAGTCAAGGCTAATTCTATCCAAG GAAACAAAGTAAATAATATCGATGTTGTTTACACTCCCTGGCAAAATCTTAAAAAGACCCCTTCCATGGAGGTCGGGCAAGTTGGTTTCCATAGTACAAAAATG GTTCGAACCGTGAGAGTGGAGAAGCGAATAAATGAGATTGTGAACAGGTTAAACAGGACGAAGGTGGAAAGAACGCCTGATTTAAAAG CTGAACGAGAGGTGGTTAATGCTGCTGAGAGGTCAGAGAGGAAACAACAGCTTAGAGACAAA AAACGACGAGAGGATTTGGAAAAGCTTGAAAAAGAAAGACAAGCAGAACTAAGGAGCTACAAAAATTTGATGGTGGCCGAAAAGATGACATCTAACAAGGACATAGCATCAACCAGCAAGTCCCTCCAAGAACTTGAAGAAGACTTCATGTGA